The following are from one region of the Nocardia terpenica genome:
- a CDS encoding Gp37-like protein, with product MDATDEATGVGVRIGRRCRYPGARRANVVTALGPAMSVATIDFDAAFAEFMTARAVERQARLTPPLVRFWDGNWDLRGRVERIITANVVEKNNETGTAVFTLPLDYYISEWIIDFENRTEVIHCTVEKDGVRWSGRMDEFAVVKMEDGSDHLRIAFKHDFEELKKLIVFPNPFLGPEVQFPRLWLAFGPARFVCKLTALLNVMRVEGHFWQLPDDPLDPAQWPIGGPDTWWMVVKPDAIGNDTSPLSLVHARMKSVHEATKSVCEDAQLTWTFRRFLEGDEPPWPGANLRHGCLVIDLEDKGNRFGETSMGGDLFGGLIRQKTTVGNDGMTEGVDIIKDPDFPAEYSDPNWQGTMPRAPWVTYRDGVHTAIATSEFSMKPATAVQIVAGGHSMPFVNEIISQTVQMVGDLTAMIPFTPPLGGVADAVLKPIYSDTLMAFGATKIPGRAARLGRNHFREQFQEGADRAYTLGYLISQRLGAFSTERKIGHELTVVDGAPYKIGQRGLGHFYIGDRVGTTVRGMRIGKIFVDQVTEVGLEWSREKAATWKITLGHREPADPVIQAFKRLQEILGALHDLGML from the coding sequence GTGGACGCCACCGACGAAGCTACCGGTGTCGGTGTCCGAATCGGCCGCCGGTGTCGGTATCCAGGTGCGCGCCGCGCGAACGTGGTCACGGCCCTGGGGCCTGCAATGAGCGTCGCAACGATCGATTTCGACGCCGCATTCGCTGAATTCATGACGGCCCGAGCTGTCGAACGACAGGCCCGATTGACACCTCCCTTGGTGCGTTTCTGGGACGGCAACTGGGATCTGCGCGGACGCGTCGAACGCATCATTACCGCGAACGTTGTCGAGAAGAACAACGAGACCGGAACCGCCGTGTTCACGCTCCCTCTCGACTACTACATCAGTGAATGGATCATCGATTTCGAAAACCGCACCGAGGTAATCCACTGCACCGTGGAAAAGGACGGGGTCAGGTGGAGCGGACGCATGGACGAGTTCGCCGTAGTAAAGATGGAAGACGGCTCGGACCATTTACGAATTGCGTTCAAGCATGATTTCGAAGAGTTAAAGAAGCTGATTGTTTTCCCCAATCCGTTTCTCGGTCCGGAGGTGCAATTTCCCCGATTATGGCTCGCGTTCGGGCCTGCTCGTTTCGTATGCAAATTGACAGCCCTGCTGAACGTAATGCGTGTCGAGGGACATTTCTGGCAGCTGCCCGACGACCCCTTAGACCCTGCTCAGTGGCCGATCGGTGGGCCTGACACGTGGTGGATGGTCGTCAAGCCCGACGCAATAGGCAACGACACGTCGCCGTTATCCCTGGTCCACGCCCGCATGAAATCCGTGCATGAGGCGACTAAATCGGTCTGCGAGGATGCGCAACTGACATGGACGTTCCGCCGCTTCCTGGAGGGCGATGAACCGCCCTGGCCGGGCGCGAACCTCCGCCATGGATGCCTTGTCATCGACTTGGAGGACAAGGGAAACCGCTTCGGCGAAACCAGTATGGGTGGCGATTTGTTCGGTGGTCTGATCCGGCAGAAGACCACGGTCGGCAACGACGGTATGACCGAGGGCGTCGACATCATCAAAGACCCCGATTTCCCCGCCGAATACAGCGATCCCAACTGGCAGGGAACCATGCCCCGCGCTCCCTGGGTGACCTATCGAGACGGCGTTCACACGGCGATTGCAACGTCCGAATTCTCCATGAAACCAGCAACGGCGGTGCAGATTGTTGCGGGCGGTCACAGTATGCCGTTCGTCAACGAAATCATCAGTCAGACGGTCCAAATGGTAGGCGACCTCACCGCCATGATTCCATTCACCCCGCCACTTGGCGGCGTGGCGGACGCAGTATTGAAGCCGATATACAGCGACACGCTCATGGCTTTCGGTGCGACGAAGATTCCCGGGCGCGCGGCCCGGCTCGGTCGAAATCACTTCAGGGAGCAGTTTCAGGAGGGCGCGGACCGTGCCTACACCCTCGGCTATCTGATTTCCCAGCGGCTGGGAGCCTTCAGTACTGAGCGGAAAATAGGTCACGAACTCACGGTGGTCGATGGTGCGCCATACAAGATCGGCCAACGGGGGCTCGGGCATTTCTACATCGGCGATCGAGTCGGCACGACCGTCCGGGGCATGCGGATCGGAAAGATCTTTGTCGATCAGGTTACCGAGGTAGGTTTGGAATGGAGCCGGGAGAAGGCGGCGACGTGGAAGATCACGCTCGGCCACCGTGAGCCCGCGGACCCGGTTATCCAAGCTTTCAAGAGATTGCAGGAAATATTGGGTGCATTGCATGATTTGGGGATGCTGTGA